Genomic window (Akkermansiaceae bacterium):
CGACATTTCCCCGGACACGAAGCCATCCGGCGGAGGCTTCAAAGGCATCACGCTGGCCCACAACGTCCGCACCAAAGAGGAAGTGGCGGCCGTGCTGGCGGAGGCGGTACGGGCCGGGGCCACCGTCGTGAAGCCCGCGCAGGATGTTTTCTGGGGCGGACACAGCGGCTACTTCACGGACCCGGACGGACACTATTGGGAGGTCGCGTGGAATCCCCTGTCCCCGCTGGGCGAGGATGGCTTCATGAAGCTGGAGCCATAGGGGTTTGTTGAAAACCGAGGCTGCCGCGTCCCGCCGCGACAGCGCCCGTCCCGAAACCAAACCTGCCCTCACGCAACATCGGCGGGACGCCGATGCCACGGCCTGCTGCGGGACGCAGCAGCCACGCCGGGAGTGGCTCCGCCTTTCACTTGAACAGATGCCGGAGATCATCCGGAACTTCGTCCGAGTAGTAGGTGTGGAGACCGGATGAGGATCTCATCAGCACATCCGGGTCCAGCATGTCCTCCGGGAGCGCGTCTCCATCCACTTCCGGATAACTGTAGACGCGGTACTCGCGCTGTCCGCTTTTGGTCAAACGGGTGTCCACGATCAATGCCTCCTCCTGCCAACTGTTGGATATGGAAGAAAAATGCGAACGCAGTGCCTCCGCGACCAGCGGATGGTCCCGCCCGACAATGCCATCTAGCCTGGCTTGCGCTTCGTTGCGGCGGGCCTCTCCGCTCTTTCCTCCCGCGTCACCTGGCGGGACCATCAGCACGGTGACGCCATCCTCATCCCTCAGGATCTTGACGTGCTTCGCCTGACGCTCATTTTCCGCTGCTCTCACCTCGTCCGCAAGCGTTTGGAGCTTATTCACCGTCTCCCCGCTGATGCCGAACAACGCCAGCTCATCCCGGGAAATCCGGCCCTCAAGATCCATGATGTTCACCCGGATCCGGTCCGTGAGTCCGGCGGGCACCGTGATGCTGCCATCCATGTGCATCCGCATCGCCGGCTTGTCCGGAGTTCCCTTCGCCGGCCGTTCCGGCCGCTTCCTCCCCCCATCCGCCCCGGAAGACACCGGCTGCACCTGCCAGTTCCCGTGGTCCGCCGCCTCCGGCCATAGCAGCCCTCCGGGCCCTCCACCTCCCGCCATGGCCCCTCTCAGGATCCACCCCATCCCGGCACAGCCGAGGGCAACCACAACCATCACTGCCACACGGCGGGAGTTCATTCCCATCTTCCAACCACAAATTCCGCCTCCACTCAATCCTCCAGCATCGTTCCTTCTTTTTTCCTCTCCTCCTCCATGATCGCGTAATGGGATGCGGGCCGGATTTGTGACAGTGTCTTCACGTCAGCGCGACGGACTCCCCCCGACCGGCACGGTGACAAAATCTCCCCCGAGAAAACAACTCCCCCCAAAAGAAATCGGCAGGTGATTCCCCCCGCGGCGTCATCTGCCGATTGGATTTGGTGGGCACACGCTCACAGCGCACCTTGCACAGACGGAGTGCGAATTCGTCATCGCCCCCAGGACAGGCCTTTCATGGCCGGTTGAGCTTCAACGATCGACATCCCGGCACATGATCTGCGGGTCTGTTTCCACCAATCCAACCCATTGGAACCATGAAACAGAAACACGACTCGAAATCCAAAAAGCCGCATCGGGAAACCGAACATCCGTCCCGCAAATCATCTTCCCCTCCTTCGGAGAGCAATCCCCGCCGCCAGAGCGACAATGAAGCGAAGATCGAGGACGACATGATTCTCCGTCGTTGAGAAACGTCCGGGCACACAACTGACCCGGTGCATGCGGGCCGCCCCATCCGGCGGTCCGTTTTTCGTGCCATGAAGGCACGCTCAAGGCGCGGCCATGAGGCACCCCACCAATGCCACCACGTGAAAAAGGACGATGATGAACGGCCAGAAAAGGAGCGAGCGCAGGAGGACGACGGGAGGCAAAGTATCCGCAGAATCCGTTCAAACCCTAACATTAGCACCAAAAAAACAGGGAATTTTCGTCCCTTGCGCCAAATGGGTTTCGTGCTCCCCGCCCGATTGGAATCGGCTCTGACTTTTCCAATCGCCAAACACCACGTTTTCCGCCATGGTTCCCGTGTCGCAAGACAAGACGGTCCGGCTGAGATGCTTCGAGGTTATTGGGTTTTTCCTCGGGGATGATCATCCGGACCGTTTTCTTTTTTCCCATTGGGAGCCTTCGTACGGAGGTGGAGGGACAACGGCATCCGAGGGGTCACGGACTTTCCATCGCTGGCCATGCGAACCAGACAACTGGAAGCATTTCACTCCGACTTTCGGTATCCATTGGATGCTCCGGGGCGGAATGAGTTCCGCGGTCCAATTTCCGATCTCCCACACAGGGGAGCATCAATTCCAGCGGATCCTCAAGTCCGTCTCATGCAAGTGGTGGTCCCGGGTGGAATCGAACCACCACCTACGGCTTCGGAGACCATCGTCCTATCCATTGGACTACGGGACCTTTCTCGCGGAGGCGGGGAGATTTAGCGGTCCGCTTCCTTCTTGGCAAGGAGAAGGGTGGCGAAATTTCCCGCCTCCCTTCTCCTGCAGATCGTACGAAACTCACTTCACGCAGCCGTCGTAAAAGTGGTAGTCGCCGTCCTTCGCCCAGCGGCTGATGCACAGCGCCAGCTCGCGGGCGTGGTAGTCGCCCCACTGGGAGGACTCGCCGAAGGGGACTTTCTTCCCTTCCGGGATGTAGTCCCACCCGTTCGGACGGTGATAGACGCTGTGGAGCAGAAGCCCGTGGTGGCTTTCATCGGAGGACAGGTATGGGTCCGCGAACAGGGAGCGGGCGGTGGTGAGGCCGGCCTGCCAGTACTTCGCGCCGTCTTCCGATCCGGTGCCGAGCCAGCGGCCGAGGCGAAGCAGACCCTGCGCGCCGATGGCGGCGGCGGAGGAGTCGATCGGCTCGTGCTCGTTGTCCGGTTGGGAAACACGGTCGAGGTAGTCGCCGAGGTGGACAAGCCCGGGAGCACCGGTGTCCCAATAGGGCACGCCATCGACGGGGGTGTTCGCGATGAAGAAATCGCAGGTCGCGCGGGCGGCCTTCTCGAAGATGGCGACGACGGCGGTGCGGCCGCCGAACGGTGCCAGCGCGTCATCCGGGACGAGGGCGAGGAACTCGAGCTGCTCCGCGAAGCCGACCATGGCCCAGGCGAGGCCGCGGGTCCAGGTGGTGAAGCCGGTGTAGCCCTGCTGGGAGTTCGGGCAGCGGAAGTTGCCGTCGTTGGTGTTGAAGACGGCCTCGTGCGCGGCGCGTCCCCACACGTCATAGACGTCCCGGCCCTCGCCGTAGAAGACGGAGTATTTCGCCGTCGCCTTGCAGTGGAAGATGAGGCGCTCGAGCAGGTCGGTTTCCTTGTCACCCTCGTCCATCGCCTTGTGGCCGAGCAGCCATGAGCAGGCGAGCGCCCGGCAGGAGCGGATGGTGTCCACAAACAGGGAGTGCGGGCCGTTGAAGGAGTAGAGGAAGCCACCGCCGTCGGAGGTCTTCGTGAAACGGCGGGCCTGGGAGGCTCCGGAAAGCTTCAGCGCGAGGATGTTGAACTCCTGCTCCCACTTGTCCTGCGGGATGCGGCCTTCCTTGATGAGGCGCAGCAGGTTGCCGTAGGTGGAGACGTTGTTGAAACCGTGGTCATGCACGCCGAAGTGGCTGACGTGCGGAGCCATCAGCTCGACGGTGTTTTTCCGCGCGTAGTCGAGGTGCCATTCGTCGCCCGTCGCGTCGAACTGGAGGAGCGCGGAGCCGAAGACGAAGCCCTGCGTCCACTCCGTCCAGCCGCGGGTGGTGTATTTACCGGCAGCGGTGAAAACGGGCGAGCCCTTGGCGGAGTCATACTCCGCGTCGATCCGGCGGATCTTCGCATCGGAGTATTGCCAGAGCTTGTCGATCGCCGGTTGCAGGTCGGCGGCGGTGAGGTTTTGGTCGATGTTGAGCATGGGTCTGTAGGTTGAAGAATTAAATCAACCGCAGATGAACTCAGATGAGCGCAGATAAGAAAAAAGAGATCTGATTCTCCTCTTATTCACGTTCATCTGCATTCATCTGCGGTTTGAATTTCTTTTCAGAGTTTTTCTATATGGAAGCCGCCGTCGAGATAGATGGCGTCCCCGGTGGTGAAGGGCCAGTCTCCGGCGGCAAAGGAACGGACGGCGCGGCCGACGTCCTCCGGATTGCCCCAGCGTTTCGCGGGAACGGTGGTGCCGCTGTCGATGATGGCGTCGTATTTTTCCTTCACACCGGCGGTCATGTCCGTGGCCATGATGCCCGGGCGCAGCTCGATGACCTGGGCGATCTCCGCGAGGCGCAGCGCCCACAGCTTTGACGCCATGGCGAGGCCCGCCTTTGACACGCAATACTCGCCGCGGTTGAGCGAGGCGGCGGTGGCGGAAATGGAGGAGACGAAGACCATCTTGTAGCCGCCGGGCAGCGGGCAGTCAGAGGCGCCGCGCTCCAGCCAGTGTTTCGCCACATCCTGCGCGAGGAAGTAGGGGGCCTTCAGGTTCACCTCGATGAGCTTGTCGAAGCTGTCCTCGGACGCTTCGGAAATGTCCTTCCTTTCCGGCGGTGCGATGCCGGCGTTCGAGACGAAGACGTCCAGCTTTCCCAACAGGCGGATGGCCAGACGGACAAGCGAGCGGCGGTCCATGTTCTTGCCCAGGTCCGCGCCCAGCACGGGGAACTGCGCATCCGCACGCGGCGAGATGTTCTGGCAGGCCTCCGCCGTTTCCTGCGCGGCGAACTTGTTGCCGGCGTAGTGGATGGCCACGTCGAATCCGGCCTTCGCCAGTTCGATGGCGATGCCACGGCCAAGGCCACGGCTGGATCCGGTGACGAGTGCGGTGGGGGCGGATGGATTTTCCTCAGGCATGACAGAAGGGTAGGAGTGAATTTTGTTGGATGCAATAAAAAGACGTCGGGGCTTTAGCGCCTTCAAAGGGACATTTCATCCATGTCCCTTTCCGGAGGTCAAGGACCCGGATGCGGAACGACGGGACAGCAAAGGGACACGCCCATCCCGGACACAGAAGCCCACATCCATCTCATGTTCCGAGGGTTGCAGAGAAAGAGACAAAAGGGACATTTCCGGGACAGGAGGAATTTGTCCCCAGGGAAACGGGACATGGACACAGGGGGGCTTATATATAGCCCCCCGTGTCCCTTTCCCGGCACGTTGGTCTGGAAATGCCCTGCTTGATGAAACACTCTCCGAGCTGAAGCCAGAGGTCCCTGCCGGAGTCACAAGCATAGCCGGTGCATCCACAGTCCGGGACGGTGGCGGCGTCTGACCCTGCGGACGAACTTCGGCAGTTCCGGCGTCTTCTCGAAACAAAACCGCCGCGGCAGGTCGGAATAGAGGGAGACCGGCGCATCCTTCACGTTCTTCAACCGTGCCCCACTGACCGGACTGTGGTACCAGATGCGGCGGATGCCCAGTTCTTCCACGATGAAGCGGATGGCCGCGCACAGGATCGCCTCATCCCAGAACTGGCGGGAAAGGCGGAGGCGTTGCTCCCAGTAGCGGATGACAACGGAGGAGTGGACCCTGTGTCCCGCCAGACGGACCACACGGCGGTTCTTTTCCCGGATCCAGTCCACGCATTCCTTCACCTCGCGCAACCGGTCCGTCTGGATCTCCTCGATGAGGGCCTCGCCGGTGTCCCAGTCGAGATCGATGCGGGCCCACGCAAGGGTGCGGTGCCGCCCCCGGTGGATGGGGTGGATGCACTGGTATGGCTCGAACGGATCATCATCGCGCACCGGATGGATGCGCTGCATCCACTCCGCATCGCTGCCGTTGAGGTTGAGCTGGAGGACGATGTTCCACCCTCTGCCCCCCTTGCGGGTGGTCTGCGTCCAGCCGTCGAACAAACCGGCGGTGAGGCGGTAGGTCTCCGTTTCCACAGGCCAGAGCATGTCGAGGTCCGGCCCGGTGAAGGATTTCTTCCCGAGCGTGCCCAGCCAGCTCTTGAGCTGTGGTTTGTCGAATAGTCTGCCCAGTGATGTCTTTTTCAGTTCCTCATGGCAGGCCCTGCCCATCCCCATCTGCAGGAGGGAGATGGCGTAGCGGTCCTTGCCATAGGTGAAGAGCGTGCGTCCCCCGGGCAGGAGGGACAGAAGCTCCTCGGCTTCGTGTTGTTTCATGCGATGTCGCGTCGCGGGCACGGTTGGCCCGTCTTGTTTTTCTGGTTCCATGGAAGCCACCGCAAAAGGAGCGGCGGCATGCGCACTGATGACCCGCCTTCAGGAAAGGAAGGCGGCGTCGCAATCAGGGCTTGGAACTCAGGACACGCATGATGGTGCGGGGTAAGATGGGAAGACGTCTAACGGGAGGATGGGGACAAGTCAAGGATGGGAGTGGGGGTAGCGGACCTCGCGAGAGATTCCATGGGGATGGAGCGAGGCCTCAGTCTCCGCTGCCCCGGACTTTGGATTGCAGTGAGCCATCGCAGCCGTGATAAGATGACATCACATGCGTGATACTCCCCCAGCCGCTAACGGATTCAAATGGTTACTCCGCATCGTGGCCCTGGTGGTATTGGTCGTCATCCTGTCCTACGGTGCCATCATCGTTGCGCTATTCATTCGTTTCCCCCTACCCGATGAACTCACCGACCGCATCCCGGCCGCAACGGAAACAGGCAAACTGGCTGCGGCAGGCTACCCACATCCTGTCACCCGCATCGTAGACATCGATACCACTGGCGGCATGACCGGAGATGGAGAGACGTTGAAAATCCTCTGCTTTCCCAGCGACCAGATCGAGAAGATGAAAAGCGTCATCGCTTCTTCACAAAGCGCCGCCGGGGAGTGGCGGGCAGGACTCCCCGCCGAGCGATGGTGGATCTCATACATGGGGAGAAAAATCCCGCACGAACTGGCACTTCAGGAGCACGCCCCAGCGGAG
Coding sequences:
- a CDS encoding glycoside hydrolase family 88 protein codes for the protein MLNIDQNLTAADLQPAIDKLWQYSDAKIRRIDAEYDSAKGSPVFTAAGKYTTRGWTEWTQGFVFGSALLQFDATGDEWHLDYARKNTVELMAPHVSHFGVHDHGFNNVSTYGNLLRLIKEGRIPQDKWEQEFNILALKLSGASQARRFTKTSDGGGFLYSFNGPHSLFVDTIRSCRALACSWLLGHKAMDEGDKETDLLERLIFHCKATAKYSVFYGEGRDVYDVWGRAAHEAVFNTNDGNFRCPNSQQGYTGFTTWTRGLAWAMVGFAEQLEFLALVPDDALAPFGGRTAVVAIFEKAARATCDFFIANTPVDGVPYWDTGAPGLVHLGDYLDRVSQPDNEHEPIDSSAAAIGAQGLLRLGRWLGTGSEDGAKYWQAGLTTARSLFADPYLSSDESHHGLLLHSVYHRPNGWDYIPEGKKVPFGESSQWGDYHARELALCISRWAKDGDYHFYDGCVK
- a CDS encoding 3-ketoacyl-ACP reductase gives rise to the protein MPEENPSAPTALVTGSSRGLGRGIAIELAKAGFDVAIHYAGNKFAAQETAEACQNISPRADAQFPVLGADLGKNMDRRSLVRLAIRLLGKLDVFVSNAGIAPPERKDISEASEDSFDKLIEVNLKAPYFLAQDVAKHWLERGASDCPLPGGYKMVFVSSISATAASLNRGEYCVSKAGLAMASKLWALRLAEIAQVIELRPGIMATDMTAGVKEKYDAIIDSGTTVPAKRWGNPEDVGRAVRSFAAGDWPFTTGDAIYLDGGFHIEKL
- a CDS encoding VOC family protein, producing the protein MEPRITLITLGVADLPRAVRFYRDGLGLPTIYKEGDPIAFFDTLGTKFSVFPLDELAHDISPDTKPSGGGFKGITLAHNVRTKEEVAAVLAEAVRAGATVVKPAQDVFWGGHSGYFTDPDGHYWEVAWNPLSPLGEDGFMKLEP